One window of Papio anubis isolate 15944 chromosome 10, Panubis1.0, whole genome shotgun sequence genomic DNA carries:
- the CSRNP3 gene encoding cysteine/serine-rich nuclear protein 3, producing the protein MSGILKRKFEEVDGSSPCSSVRESDDEVSSSESADSGDSVNPSTSSHFTPSSILKREKRLRTKNVHFSCVTVYYFTRRQGFTSVPSQGGSTLGMSSRHNSVRQYTLGEFAREQERLHREMLREHLREEKLNSLKLKMTKNGTVESEEASTLTLDDISDDDIDLDNTEVDEYFFLQPLPTKKRRALLRASGVKKIDVEEKHELRAIRLSREDCGCDCRVFCDPDTCTCSLAGIKCQVDRMSFPCGCTKEGCSNTAGRIEFNPIRVRTHFLHTIMKLELEKNREQQIPTLNGCHSEISAHSSSMGPVAHSVEYSIADGFEIETEPQAAVLHLQSAEELDCQGEEEEEEEDGSSFCSGVTDSSTQSLAPSESDEEEEEEEEEEEEEDDDDDKGDGFMEGLGTHAEVVPLPSVLCYSDGTAVHESHAKNASFYANSSTLYYQIDSHIPGTPNQISENYSERDTVKNGTLSLVPYTMTPEQFVDYARQAEEAYGASHYPAANPSVIVCCSSSENDSGVPCNSLYPEHRSSHPQVEFHSYLKGPSQEGFVSTLNGDSHISEHPAENSLSLAEKSILHEECIKSPVVETVPV; encoded by the exons cttCCTCCATTCTCAAAAGGGAGAAGCGGCTGAGGACAAAGAATGTACATTTTAGTTGTGTCACCGTGTACTACTTCACCAGGAGGCAAGGCTTCACAAGTGTACCCAGTCAAGGGGGCAGCACCCTGGGGATGTCCAGCCGCCATAACAGCGTGCGCCAGTACACTCTTGGCGAGTTTGCAAGGGAGCAGGAGAGGCTCCATCGGGAGATGTTGAGAGAACACCTTAGGGAGGAAAAACTGAACTCCTTAAAACTAAAG ATGACTAAGAATGGCACAGTAGAATCAGAAGAAGCCAGCACTCTTACACTGGATGACATTTCTGATGATGACATTGACCTGGACAACACAGAGGTAGACGAGTACTTCTTTCTACAACCTTTGCCAACAAAAAAACGAAGAGCTCTGCTGCGTGCCTCTGGAGTGAAAAAGATTGACGTGGAGGAAAAGCATGAACTCCGAGCCATCCGCCTCTCACGAGAGGACTGTGGCTGTGACTGCCGAGTGTTCTGTGATCCAGACACGTGCACCTGCAGCCTGGCTGGCATTAAGTGCCAG GTGGATCGTATGTCTTTCCCGTGCGGCTGCACTAAAGAAGGATGTAGTAACACAGCAGGTAGAATTGAATTTAATCCTATCCGTGTTCGGACTCACTTTTTGCACACAATAATGAAACTTGAACTGGAGAAAAACCGAGAGCAGCAAATCCCCACGCTGAATGGCTGCCACAGTGAGATAAGTGCTCACAGTAGTTCCATGGGCCCTGTCGCTCACTCCGTAGAATATTCAATCGCAGACGGTTTTgagattgaaactgaaccccaggctgcagtgctgcaCCTGCAGTCGGCTGAAGAATTAGATTgccaaggagaggaggaggaagaagaggaggatggGAGCAGCTTTTGCAGTGGAGTCACAGATTCTAGCACGCAAAGCTTGGCACCTAGTGAGTcagacgaggaggaggaggaagaagaagaggaagaggaggaggaggatgacgATGATGACAAAGGAGATGGCTTCATGGAAGGTTTAGGCACCCATGCCGAAGTTGTCCCTCTTCCTTCGGTTCTTTGTTATTCTGATGGCACTGCCGTTCATGAAAGCCACGCAAAGAATGCTTCTTTTTATGCCAACTCTTCAACTCTGTATTACCAAATAGATAGCCACATTCCAGGAACTCCAAATCAGATCTCTGAGAACTATTCTGAAAGAGACACTGTCAAAAACGGTACCCTTTCGCTGGTGCCTTACACCATGACCCCGGAGCAATTCGTTGACTATGCCCGACAAGCAGAAGAGGCCTATGGTGCCTCCCACTACCCAGCTGCCAACCCCTCTGTAATCGTTTGCTGCTCCTCTTCCGAAAATGATAGCGGTGTGCCCTGCAATAGTTTATATCCCGAACACAGGTCCAGTCACCCTCAAGTGGAATTTCACTCATACTTGAAAGGCCCCTCCCAGGAAGGGTTTGTCTCTACATTGAATGGTGACAGTCACATTTCAGAGCATCCTGCTGAAAATTCTTTGAGCCTTGCAGAAAAGAGCATATTGCATGAAGAGTGCATCAAATCACCCGTGGTTGAGACAGTCCCTGTTTAG